The nucleotide window AGCCTGAAACCGGAACGCCGAGCTTTCGGTAGCCTCTCCTGCCTGAGTCCTGGACGGTTAGAAGCGAGGGCACTTTTAGGAGCTCAATCATTCCTTTCACCCCATTCACGCTCGTAGAGCTCCCTGAATTCCTCTTCGTCTACTGGGACGAACCTCACCCTGTCACCCGGCTGGAGAAGAGTTGGCGGCTCTTTCGATGGATCGAAGAGTTTCAGCGGAGTTCTGCCTATGAGCCTCCAACCCCCGGGGCTTCCGAGGGGGTAGATGCCCGTCTGCTTCCCGGCTATCCCCACAGAGCCTGCTGGCACTTTCAGGCGGGGCTTCTCCAGGCGGGGCGTCGCTATCCTATCGTCCATTCCGCCGAGGTATGCAAACCCGGGAAGGAATCCGAGGAAGTAGACGCGGTAGGTTGGCTTGGAATGTATCTCGATAACGTCATCGACGGTCAGGCCGTTGTGCTCTGCCACGAACTCCAAATCGGGACCGTATTCGCCACCGTAAACGACTGGAACCTCCACGAGTTTCCCCTCGAAGCGCTCTGAAGTGAACTCGACCCCCTCAACGGCCCGCTTGACGCTTTCGAAGTCTATCAACACAGGATCGTAGATTACCGCGAGGGATGAATAGGCCGGAACTACCTCGATGAGCCACTCAAAGTTAGCCTTCTCTATCGCCCTCGCGAGGGAGTGTATCCTCTCGTTTATCTCCTCGTCTATAACCTCGCCGAGGGAAATCAGCAGGGTGGAATCGCCGAGGGGTTTGAACTCCATGCTCTCACCGATAGGAAGGTTTCAGAATAGATAGTCCCCCAACCCTTTCGAAGTGCCTGATGTTGCCCGTAACAACAGTCAGGCCATGAACTATTGCGGTTGCAGAGATTACCGCGTCGCCAAGATGGAGCCCATAATCCCTACGGATTTCCCCGGCGAGGATTGCTATCTCTGAATCAACTGGAATCACCTCA belongs to Thermococcus camini and includes:
- the pxpB gene encoding 5-oxoprolinase subunit PxpB, whose product is MEFKPLGDSTLLISLGEVIDEEINERIHSLARAIEKANFEWLIEVVPAYSSLAVIYDPVLIDFESVKRAVEGVEFTSERFEGKLVEVPVVYGGEYGPDLEFVAEHNGLTVDDVIEIHSKPTYRVYFLGFLPGFAYLGGMDDRIATPRLEKPRLKVPAGSVGIAGKQTGIYPLGSPGGWRLIGRTPLKLFDPSKEPPTLLQPGDRVRFVPVDEEEFRELYEREWGERND
- a CDS encoding type II toxin-antitoxin system VapC family toxin, encoding MYLVDTDVLIDVLRGVKEAKLYLTELAGEGLAVSVITISELFSGRDTKDPVKREKVLKLLRHFEVIPVDSEIAILAGEIRRDYGLHLGDAVISATAIVHGLTVVTGNIRHFERVGGLSILKPSYR